The DNA window TTacccccagcacttgggagtcagaggggggcagttccaggccagcctggtctgcagagtgagttctagggcagtcagggccacacagagaaaccctgtctcgaaaaaaataataataaggtgGAAAGGAGACAAGTGTACATCAGCTGATGAGGGTGTAGCCCTGCTATTCAGCCATGAAGAGAAGCTGTGCGTTGATATTTATACTTTCAACAGGAGAAACTTTGAAAACATGGAGCTAAGTGAAAGTagacaaaacaaacacagttGTAAGACTCACACTACATTCGTTACTTTTCTCCTCGTGTGACCCGGTATCAGGCAGGAAGCCATCcactggcttccttccttccttcattggCTCACGGTTTAAGGGAACACAGTCCAGCACAGAATGACGGTGTGTGGGCTGGGGAGACCAGGACGCAGACGGGGGGACACTGGTTCCCTTCTTCAGTCCAGTGTCTCTGGAGAGCAGGATAGTTGTGACTCACACTGGGGTTCTCAGCTGAGGCGGCTGAggagtgagtgtgaggccagcccgGGCTGCAAACATCTCCACATCTCCACACTCTTGCCCTGTGTGCTCTTTCATGCCTTGGATGTTTTGTTGATGCCGCTGTCTACAGACAGTGTTGacagcttgctctgtagaccaggctggcctgaagttCACAGAAACCTACCAGCTGCTGAGTGTGGGGTGAGAGCTGCGTGCCACCACGGAAAGCTCGGGtgagttttgttgtgttttccattttctgtgcACATTCATGTGCGTGCAGGAACCCAGGGAAGTCAGAAGAGGCAGCAGCTGCCCTGGGGTTGGAGTGTCAGGAGCTTGTAAGcggctatgtgggtgctaggcacAGAGCGCAGGTCTTCTGCAAGTGTGTGCTTCTGGCTTCGCAGCCGTCTCGGTAGCTCCAGGGGGTTTTCACTCTAATCAAGTTGACTCTAACCAAGTGAAATCGTCCCCTCTGTTCTGACCCAATCACAATGAGCAGTACGTgtggaatgggggggggggggagaaaataGAAGGAGATGGACCAGCTTTTCCTGTATTTTGTATTACATTTTAGATAGTTAATCAACAGATTAatgaaaccaaaccaagccaaaacaatacaaaaaaactAACCATCACAGTATGGAAtgttcagaatttaaaaaaaaaaaaaaaagtccgcAGAAACAGGAAGCAGATTAGTGGCTGTCAGGGCTAGGGAGAAGGAGGAGCGGGGAATGGTTTCTAATGAGTACAAGGGTTTCCTGAGGGTAATGGAAAATCTAAAATTAGTTGTGATGCTTATATAACTGTGAACATAGCAAAAACCACCATGGAATTGTCTTAAAAGGGTGAATTTTGTCTATGTTCTGAATTACATTGCAATAAAGTATAAAGCACATAAATTGTTGCTATAGATAAACCACCATGTGGAAAGAAAGCAAATGCGAAAGAGCAATGCAGTGTGGTTACAGTTGCACGAACTCCTGAGGCTGAAACACCAGGTAGCAATGGAAACCAGATCAGTGGCTGCCTCTTGCCTCAGAGGGGCTTTTCAGAGGGGAAATCTCTAGAGTGATGGACTGCTCCagagctggagatggctcaggtttATGATTGGTGCAGCAGTGTGAGGACTGAGTCCAGAGCCCCAGGCTCCGCCCAGAAGCCAGGCTGGGGACGGGAGAGGTGTCACCATACTGGGGCATGGTGGCGAGGGAGCCCAGCACTGCAGGGGGAGAGGGGGTGTCTCTTGGCTCTAGGCTCAGTAAGGAGACCCTTCTCCCAAAGTAAGGTGGGGGTCGGGACAGTGAGAGGGCTCGGAGCGTAAGGCACCTGCTACCAAGCCTGGCCTTCAGTGCCTGGGCCTCACGGTGGGTTAGAAGAGAACTGATGGGGCCGGCTGACTTCTGGCATCCTCACACGCCTCTGTGGCGGCATCCTCACAGGCCCTCAGCCtccaaacacgcacacacaataaAGTGTAAGGTGGAGAATGACGGAGGGTGCCACCTGGtgttaacctctggcctctgcgcacgcacgcgcgcgcgcgcgcgcgcgcacacacacacacacacacacacacacacacacatgaaatgaaaTGTCTAATTACAAAACTCAGTGGAGCTGTATGATAGGAGCTGGGTTCTGGACAGAGGTAATCAGTATCTCATTTAGGATGCCTGTTGATATGAAAATCCATGACTAAAAGCAGCTTGGGTTGTCGAGCTGACACACGCCCttcatgccagcactcaggaggcacaggcaggccagcctggtctacgtcaggaattccaggactgccagagctATGTAGATAGACCTCAGACAACACAGAAAGGAGCTTTGCTTGGTTCACATCCGGTCACAGTGCATGGACGGAAGccgaggcaggagctgaagcagaagcccTGGAGGAACGCGGCCTTCTGGCTCGCTCCTCTGCTCTGCTCAGCTGCTTTTCTGCCCCATCCCAGGACACTTGCCCAGACCCTCCCATGTCAATCACCAACACTCAAGCAGACTGGCCTACAGGCTGCTGTCTGATACAGAGCAtattctcagttgaggctccctcttcccaggtgtggTAACAGACAAAGAATCAAACACGAAAGCCTAAAGAACACAGTGTCAGTGAGGTTCCTCTGTAGGGGCGGGAGGAAGGTCTAACTGCCGCCCGGGCTGAGGTAGCAGTGTTCCTGCGTCAGTCTCCCAAGCATCGAGCATTGCTAACCCTGCCGGCCCAatcccaaaagaaaaacaaccccCCATGTGGTAGCAGCCCTCGGGAGACAGAGGTcgctcaaggctagccttgactacatcaagtttgaggccagcctgggctacatgcaaccctgtttcaaaaagagaCAGGCCCAGTCAGCactggcgcacacctttagtcccagcactcaggaggcagaggcaggcagatctctgagttcatggccagcctggtctacagagtgagttccaggacacccagagctacacagagaaaccctgtctcaaaaacccaaaccaaaccaagccaaagtaaaacaaaaaccacacacattaTACAGAACAGTTGCTTATTGGAAAGCTGGGTCTGAGGTATGAGACCACGTACTATCTTCTTATGTGGATCTAACACTATTGTAAAGACTTTatctgggggctggggagacagtcAGAGgtcaaggctgctcttccagaggaccaaggttcaaggcccagcacccacgtggcagctcataaatGTCTggaactcaagttccagggggtctgactCCCTCACACAATCCCCAAACACCAAATTACATTaaataaacaattaattaaaagacGTCTCCCGTAGTGGCCCCCTTCCCTCATCTGTAAAATCAGGAGAGGAACAGCGCCTCAGAAGGTCAGTATAGCTGAGCCCTTGCCTACTGTTGGGATGACCTTGGGCGTCCTATGAGATATAACGATAACCACAAATGACAATCAGCGGGGACAAGCCGCAGACCAGCATACccttggtggtgcacgcctgtgatcctggcactgaggtggaggcaggagcatcaccACGAGCTCCAGGCTCGGCTGAGTTacactgtgagaccctgtctgggacAAAAGTTATCCGGCCATTTGGCGAGAGCACATTTCTTCCTCTGGGTAAAGCTTCCCATGCTAAAAACTTAgcgttctttaaatttttatgtctTGGGCACTTCAAATTTGCATCCTAATAtaaaacttaagaaagaaagaaaatggtgcGGGGTAGCTTAGAGGTAGAGCCCTGGCCGGGCACGCAGGAGGCCCCGTCACCAGTGCAAAAATTCAAAGCGGAGCAGACTTCCGTTCCCAGCAGCGTGTAGCCTGACCCCAAGTCGAGGGGTGCTGCACAGCTGACCTTTCGGTCATGACacccctctccctgcctccccacaTCTCCCTTGTGCAGACGGACCACCAAATTTAGGTACTCGCACAAGGtgccccccctcctccccgctCCCCCCCTGTCTCCCGGCGCCTGTAATCACCGGGCGTCTGAGGCTCTAAGTGGCAGTCTGCCCACGGTGGGGGACGTGGAAGCCGCACCCTTCCCCGTGGGGCCCTGCTGTCCCTTCCCGGCGTCGCAGTCTCCACCACCGACATGGGTCTGAAGGGGGCTTGGTGCTTCCCATGGTGTAGGTACCGGAGACCCCGGGCGACCCAGAGCGGAACAGGTACGGGGCCACAGGGGCAGGAGGGGCAGCCTGGAGCGCGTTAGGGCAGATAGACCCCCAGATCAGGGAGAAGAATGGGAAGATTTCTCACACCTCCCCAGGCTGCGTGAAGATTTTGTAGCAGCTCCTGCAAAGTGGAAAGATGAAAGCCTTGTGGTAAAAGCGTAAGGATTTCAAGGTGGGGACCCAGACTGCTGCCTGGAGCGAGCGCTGGGAGGCTTTGAGCCGGAGAGGGATCTGGAGGGCGTCTCTGCGACAGCCCGAGCTTGGGGGCTCTTTAGATGCTCCTCTGCAGCCTGTTGCTGTCGCTGACACCCCTCACTGGCACCTTTCCTCACTGTGGTGGGAGGGCGAGGGAGCTGGCCCCTgaccttccctttcttcctctctggctcCCCTGTCAGGCCAGGAACCGGCTTCCCCTCCAGAACCCAGCCCCGCGACAGCCCCCTCCGTGGCCGGAGGACTGCCCTCCCTGGGGCCTGGGGCCTACCTGAGCCGGAAGGCTCGTCTCTCCTTCCGCCACCAGCTGCACGACGTGGCATCGGCCAATGACTCCACCATCTGAGGACGGCCAGAGGCCGACCCCGCGAGAAAGCTTGGCCACCTCCTGTCACCCCATTTCTCGGTGGTCCCAAGTCTGAAATGACCTCATTAAATTTGTTCAGAGTCGCCAAGGGTTGTGCTTGAGTACTGGGCGAGGGTGATTGGGGCGAACGCAGTAGGTCTGGGGTACAAGGCAGAGGTGGAGAGTGTGTGGTCATGTGGGAACCGTGCTCATGAGGCAGGTCCCTGGTATGGCTGATAGGAAAGTTTAGTTTGCTCAATCAGGCTTCAGTCAAGTGTGGGGGAGGTGAGCTGCGAGgaatgtttttgtctttttggagGCGGGGAGGGGGGGCTGTTACtggttgttttgaaacagggtggCTCTAGGTAGCCCTCGCTGACTCTGAACTCCcaatgtaggccaggctggccccaaactcaagcGTTAGGGCAAGGGCTAGCCCTGGCCTGGCACTGAGAACTGTGACACAGAGCAACACCACACTCATACCGCCAGCGATCTCTTTGGCTGCTCTATAGCTAAAGGATTGCAAATGGCTGGCACGGAGATGGTAACATGCCACAGTTTTTAGGACTGAACTGTTAGGTTAAGGACAAGAGACTCAGGAGAACAGTTGGGCACGAACATCTAACGGGCTTTTAGTTAAATGCTTACAGTCAGGGACCCCTTTCCGCTCATTCACTTAGGTGGCACCTCCACACTTGCGATGGTTTATAAGTCAGCTTCACGGTGTTTACGATCAGCATGGAAATGAACCTCTGGGCCTGTCCCAGAgtttctagattaggttaactgaggCGGGGAGACCCATCCTAAATGTAGAAGTCGCAGAGCAAATAAAAACAGACAGCCAAGCAGCGCAGTCACTGCTTCCTGCTCCTGGGTGCAAGGCAACCAGCAGCTTCACACTGCACCATGACCTCTCCTTCTTGATCAGACTGAGCTGAAATCAAccttccccaagttgctcttgTTAGGGTAGTttatctccctctcccctccttccttagGAATAAGAGTCAGGAGAGATCATCCTTCCTGCCCTCGGAGCTACTTCAGCATAGTCTGTAAATGTGGCTCTCGTGGGTTCTTGGCCAACAGCCTACAGAAAATAAGACTGCAAAGATGGTCACCGAGCACCTACCCGCTCTGTCAGGTCCTCGCTTTGTCCAGGACAGCTCTAAGGGGCTGGACTCTGTGCTCAGCTTACAGAACTCCCTAAGGCTGCCCTCTGCCACCCAACACCATCTCTATTTCTACTTTTGACAAAGCCCACCTCTTTCCCCAAAGACAAAGAAGTCACACTGCTGAGTGATGACTGAGTGACAGCGGGAAAGAGGGGACCATGAGGCTGGCCTGGGCGAAGAGTTTTAACCTGTGAGCTGCCACCATGATGAAAGGCATCAGAGCAGGGGAGGGGACCCCAGGTCTCATGATTCTGAGTTCTAGCTTGGACTGAGGACGTTGCTGCAGCCTCTGTCAACCACATTCTGGGGGTTTAGGTACTTGGGTGTGTAGAGGAAGTATGGTCTACAGAAAGGCTCAGGGACCACTCCTGACTGGGTATGCTGTATACCTGTGATCCGGGCATTCAAGAAGGAAAGGCAGGAGACTCGccgcaagttcaaggccaggtgacaaaaaaataaaactatcccCAAATCATCCAACAGTAAAAGCAATAACAGAACAGAGtggctatgaactttcctcaccTCTCTGCACCACATTCGGTGCAGTTTATACAAAAGAAGGATCTGATGAGTTCAAGCTTGAAGAAAAGAACCCCCAAACAGAAACATCTCTTTGACAAACTGTTTATTAACTTTTGCATCAGTATGAATATCTTTTATTACACCCCAGAATACTAGGATTTAGGGAGGCGGTAAAGTGGCAATGGTGAATTTGGGTATCTGGTCTCCCAAAAGTACCTGCCGCTCTACCCCCGATTCCTGAATGGCTGCCAGGCGGATCACCCCTCCACTGGAGCCGTCCCGTTCCATAGCCAAAGCGAGAGCTGTAGATAAGAGGAGGAAATTGGGTTTGGAGTTAGGTGCTGACAATAAGGAGCTGGCACGGCTTGGGTAATGAAGCCCACAGGCCTCCACGCCTAAATCCTCACCATTGGCGGTGAACTGCAGACACTCGTCCTTGGTCATGCCTTCCCGGTAGGTAGCATCAACATAGCCATAGATGTAGGAGCTCCCGGAGCCTCCGATGGCAAAAGACTGCCTCACCATCATACCCCCCATGGGGACGGAGTACACCTGCAAGGGGGGGGGATGGCCACCAGTTGCACCCTTTCCCAAAACACGTACGTCCACCCGTCCCTTTTGATTTGGGTCTGGGGAGAGTTTATGGTAAGCcagagatagacagacatacTTAAAAAATGGCTGGACAGAGACTGGAGCTGGCTCGGGTGCTAAAGGGCCTGCTGGGCAGTATGAAGACCAGATTGCAAGTCCCTAGCACTTACGTAAAAGCTGGGAGAATGGCAGAGGGTATGATCTGCagagctcactggctagccagcctagctaaAAGGTGAGGCCATGTTCAGTGAGTCTGTCTTAGGAACAGGGGGGAGCAGAGGAAGCTCCCTGgcaggcctccacacacacaaccCTGCATCTACAGGCAGACATCCATGAGAATGTGCGCAGACAGGACAGACAGACCAACCTGCCCTCCTTCTTGTGGGTCCCAGCCTGCAATGATGATTCCTGCCATAAGGTCTTCTCTGTAGCGGTAACACATCTCCTTGAAGAGACTGGCAGCTGTGTGTACCAGCGGGGGCTCATTCAGCTCAATACTGGAAGGTGGGTCAGAAGGGCACAGAGGAGCCGCGTGAGGATCGGGGGTGGTCAGTGACCTGCGCCCCGGATCCCCAGGCTACCGCCCCTGCCCACCGCACCTGTGGAAACCCAGCTGGTAAGTGACAGCGTCGGCCACGGCCTGGGTGTCAGCTGCTGAGCCTGAGCGGCAGCAGAAGATGTGGTCGTGGATGGGGGTCAGCTTGTCGGTCACTCGATTGGCGATGTAGGACCTGCGGGTAGGGTGGCACAGTGAGGAGGCGCCCACTGGTCTCCCTCTGGctgcagggatggagatactggtGCTACCTAGCAGTTCTTAGGGAGGGGAAGCGGGATGGAGGGAGAACAGACTTTTACCGAAGGGTGAGAGAAGGGGGTGTAAGTATGGGTGCGGGGCACGCGGCGACCCTTTTCTGCTCGGAGCTCACCCAGTGGTTGTTCTGGAATCTGCTCCTAGAACCACGCCCCCGTCGAACTGCACAGCCATGATCGTGGTCTGGGAAAaaggagaagagcgtagaaaggGTCGAGCCTACACCAACCTCCCTAAGGCTCCGTGATTCCTCCCCCGGATTCTATTATGCAGAACCCGTGCTCCGCGGGCCCGTCATCAACGCTAACGGGGCTCAGCACTTCACAGTTCCAGCCTCCGAACCTGACGCTTCAGCCACCGTTCACCTCTCCGAGAAGCACCCCAGCATCCGACGCACCCCTCTCCCTCTCGGAACCCCTCTCCCGCAGCACCCCACGCCCAGAGCCACTCCGGCTTCGCGCTCGCCCCCGCGTCAGGCCTAGCGCAGGCCTTCCGAACTCCGGCCCTCTCCTCACCCCTGTGGACACTTCCCGGTTTTCCCAGTCCGGGGCGAGAGCCTCCGGCCCGAAAGCCGGTGCAGCGCCCGCTCCGCGAACAGCCATGGCGGCCGCCATCTTCCTCCCCTAAGGCTGCCACAAAGCGACTGTCGTAAAGCGCGCCGTCACTGTCTGTAGTCTCTCCCTGCGGCCTTCTGGGAGCGAAGCTGCTTGACGGCAGAAG is part of the Meriones unguiculatus strain TT.TT164.6M chromosome 11, Bangor_MerUng_6.1, whole genome shotgun sequence genome and encodes:
- the Psmb6 gene encoding proteasome subunit beta type-6, with protein sequence MAAAMAVRGAGAAPAFGPEALAPDWENREVSTGTTIMAVQFDGGVVLGADSRTTTGSYIANRVTDKLTPIHDHIFCCRSGSAADTQAVADAVTYQLGFHSIELNEPPLVHTAASLFKEMCYRYREDLMAGIIIAGWDPQEGGQVYSVPMGGMMVRQSFAIGGSGSSYIYGYVDATYREGMTKDECLQFTANALALAMERDGSSGGVIRLAAIQESGVERQVLLGDQIPKFTIATLPPP
- the C11H17orf114 gene encoding uncharacterized protein C17orf114 homolog is translated as MGLKGAWCFPWCRYRRPRATQSGTGQEPASPPEPSPATAPSVAGGLPSLGPGAYLSRKARLSFRHQLHDVASANDSTI